The sequence AGCGGGCCGGTCCGGACCAGCGCGTTCCCAACACTCTTCTTGTGAGGATGCCTTCCGGACCCCCCGCAGAACCCCCCGAGGAGCTGACCTCCCCGCCGGCGTACGAGGCTGCCTGGCGGTTCACCGCCCCGGCGCTGGAGTCGTCGGTGCCGCAGGCGCGCCACGCGGTACGGGATCTGCTCACCGAACAGCGCGTGCCGGTGGCCGCCGACATCATGGACGGTCTGCTGCTGATCGTCTCCGAGCTGGTCACCAACGCCGTCCAGCACGCCGCCCTGCTCTCGCCCGAGATCGCCGTGGAGCTGACGATCGGGCCGAACTGGCTGCGCGTCGCCGTCGAGGACAACCACCCCTACCGCCCCAAGGCGCTGGAGGCGGACGAGGGCGATGTCGGCGGCCGCGGCCTGTGGCTGGTCAAGGTGCTGACCGCGCAGGCCGGCGGCAAATGCGATGTCGAGCACACCGCGAGCGGCGGCAAGGCCATCTGGGCCGAGCTGCCGCTCGCTCCGCTCGCTACCAGCCCGCCGAGGTTCCCGTGAGCTCCCGCACCGCCGGGCGCGCCGCGTCCAGCACGGTCATGAACCACGCGGAGAACGGCGCCGCGGCGTGCCGCTCGGCCAGCTCCTGCGGTGTCACGAACGCGATCTCGCCGATCTCCTCCGGATCGGGCGCCGGCTCGGCGCGGACCAGCCCGACGAAGAGGTGGTTGTACTCCTGCTCCACCAGGCCGGAGGCCGGGTCGGGGTGGTTGTAGCGCACGGTGCCGGCCTCGGCCAGCAGCGCGGGGGCGATTCCCAGCTCCTCGGCGGTGCGCCGGGAGGCGGCCGCGAACGGCGTCTCGCCCGGGTACGGGTGTCCGCAGCAGGTGTTGGACCACACACCGGGGGAGTGGTACTTCGACTGCGCCCGGCGCTGGAGCAGCAGCCGGCCCTTTTCGTCGAAGAGGAAGACCGAAAACGCCCGGTGCAGCTGTCCCGGGGGCTGATGCGCGGCGAGCTTCTCCGCGGTGCCGATCGTCGTGCC is a genomic window of Streptomyces gilvosporeus containing:
- a CDS encoding ATP-binding protein, which codes for MPSGPPAEPPEELTSPPAYEAAWRFTAPALESSVPQARHAVRDLLTEQRVPVAADIMDGLLLIVSELVTNAVQHAALLSPEIAVELTIGPNWLRVAVEDNHPYRPKALEADEGDVGGRGLWLVKVLTAQAGGKCDVEHTASGGKAIWAELPLAPLATSPPRFP
- the idi gene encoding isopentenyl-diphosphate Delta-isomerase, whose product is MPITPANGQTAGDAAVSTPGGAAEPIMLELVDEDGTTIGTAEKLAAHQPPGQLHRAFSVFLFDEKGRLLLQRRAQSKYHSPGVWSNTCCGHPYPGETPFAAASRRTAEELGIAPALLAEAGTVRYNHPDPASGLVEQEYNHLFVGLVRAEPAPDPEEIGEIAFVTPQELAERHAAAPFSAWFMTVLDAARPAVRELTGTSAGW